From the genome of Lycorma delicatula isolate Av1 chromosome 11, ASM4794821v1, whole genome shotgun sequence, one region includes:
- the LOC142331944 gene encoding protein GVQW3-like, producing MQFLRATIQRKILHETEETFTKTFQLLKQAYRDDAQGCTQCYEWFSQFKSGYQSNEDEPQPRRHSTSTHVQKINNLVGANHQLIVRELISLIGSCHDILTEKMNMHQAAAKFVLHLMTKQQKEHQVDIC from the coding sequence atgcaaTTTTTGAGAGCAacaatacaacgtaaaattttgcatgaaactgagGAAACCTTCAcaaaaacatttcaacttttgaaacaagcttatagAGATGATGCTCAGGGTTGTACgcaatgttatgaatggttttcacaatttaaaagcgGTTATCAGTCAAATGAAGATGAACCTCAACCAAGAAGGCATTCGACTTCAActcacgttcagaaaatcaacaatctggtagGAGCAAATCACCAATTGATTGTCAGAGAACTTATCAGCttgattggatcatgccatgacattctGACTGAAAAAATGAACATGCATCAAGCagcagcaaagtttgttcttcATTTGATGACCAagcagcagaaagaacatcaagtggatATTTGTTGA